One window of Ziziphus jujuba cultivar Dongzao chromosome 5, ASM3175591v1 genomic DNA carries:
- the LOC107412689 gene encoding lachrymatory-factor synthase, which produces MEEEKVDPKWEGEASAEIKGTTPQQVWDLLQDFGNVHKWFPNLETCYLLDDGNQFPAQTGLIRYCAFTQTTSSSGTDQTITWWAKEKLIMIDPIKRCLSYQILENNMGFKWYMGTMEVLPIHDDGKNGCKIKWSFVCEPVEEGWSYEVLVSFFDSTLKLIAKKMEELFHSSI; this is translated from the coding sequence ATGGAGGAAGAAAAAGTTGACCCAAAATGGGAAGGCGAAGCCTCAGCTGAGATAAAAGGAACAACACCACAACAAGTTTGGGATCTCCTCCAGGATTTCGGCAACGTTCACAAGTGGTTCCCAAATCTTGAGACGTGTTACCTACTCGACGATGGTAATCAATTTCCTGCCCAGACTGGTCTGATCAGGTACTGCGCTTTCACCCAAACAACATCGTCCTCTGGTACCGATCAGACCATTACCTGGTGGGCCAAAGAGAAGCTAATAATGATTGATCCAATCAAACGGTGTTTGAGCTACCAGATCCTCGAGAACAACATGGGTTTTAAGTGGTACATGGGTACCATGGAAGTATTACCCATCCACGATGATGGGAAAAATGGGTGCAAGATCAAGTGGTCATTTGTTTGTGAGCCAGTGGAAGAAGGTTGGAGCTATGAAGTTTTAGTCTCTTTCTTTGACTCGACCCTGAAGCTCATTGCTAAGAAGATGGAGGAGCTTTTTCACTCATCGATCTGA
- the LOC107412699 gene encoding lachrymatory-factor synthase: MEAEADAEANDKWEGKVSARLTKASAGQIWPLFKDFFNFHKWFPSLATSYGVHGTNGEPGCIRFCSGFSIPSNEGDKPVSWSKERLVAVDETEHRLCYEIVDSNIGFNSYMSTFEILPVDGQDYHHHHHHGCVIEWSFTVAPVDGWVLDDLVGKYQVGLQSLAQRMEDAFAN; this comes from the coding sequence ATGGAGGCAGAGGCAGATGCAGAGGCAAATGATAAGTGGGAAGGGAAGGTTTCTGCAAGGCTAACAAAAGCCTCTGCTGGCCAAATATGGCCTCTGTTCAAAGATTTCTTCAACTTCCACAAATGGTTTCCTAGTCTAGCCACTAGCTATGGCGTCCATGGCACAAACGGTGAACCCGGCTGCATCAGATTTTGCTCCGGTTTCTCAATTCCATCCAACGAAGGTGACAAACCCGTTAGCTGGTCCAAGGAAAGACTCGTAGCCGTTGATGAAACTGAACATCGCTTATGCTATGAGATCGTCGACAGCAATATCGGATTCAACTCCTATATGTCCACCTTCGAGATTCTTCCCGTAGACGGCcaagattatcatcatcatcatcatcatggttGCGTGATTGAGTGGTCCTTCACCGTTGCTCCTGTAGACGGTTGGGTATTGGATGATTTGGTGGGGAAATATCAGGTGGGTTTGCAAAGCCTGGCTCAGAGAATGGAGGATGCATTTGCAAAttga
- the LOC107412698 gene encoding lachrymatory-factor synthase, with the protein MEEENIGPKWEGGASAEIKGPTPQQVWDLLRDFGNLHKWIPSLDTCDLLDHGNQLPAQTGLIRYCASTKITSSAGIDQTITLWAKEKLIMIDPIKRCLSYEIVDNNMGFKSYVGTMEILPIINDDVKHGCKIKWSFVSDPVEGWRYEDLVSYIDSSVKLMAKKMEEHIHSSI; encoded by the coding sequence ATGGAGGAAGAAAACATTGGCCCAAAATGGGAAGGCGGAGCCTCAGCTGAGATAAAAGGCCCAACACCACAACAAGTTTGGGATCTCCTCCGGGATTTCGGCAACTTGCACAAATGGATTCCAAGTCTTGACACGTGCGACCTCCTCGACCATGGTAATCAACTTCCTGCCCAGACTGGTCTGATCAGGTACTGCGCTTCCACTAAAATAACATCGTCCGCTGGTATTGATCAGACCATTACCTTGTGGGCCAAAGAGAAGCTAATAATGATTGATCCAATCAAACGGTGTTTGAGCTACGAGATCGTCGATAACAACATGGGTTTTAAGTCGTACGTGGGTACCATGGAAATATTGCCCATCATCAACGATGATGTGAAACATGGGTGCAAGATCAAGTGGTCATTTGTTTCTGACCCAGTGGAAGGTTGGAGATATGAAGATTTGGTCTCTTACATTGACTCGTCCGTGAAGCTCATGGCTAAGAAGATGGAGGAGCATATTCACTCATCGATCTAA
- the LOC107412693 gene encoding uncharacterized protein LOC107412693, giving the protein MSTVEMEQLTSGASNRIIPILRTLRTFLLFIHTFFLSLLLFLIPRRHRHSPPLSEVPPPSSPSPSKKRRSVWMREEEDTLKRRSLAEGLEMCFDGDDGDSRCRWSTSLFFGVRRNALFCRSWFPVSGELKGILIIIHGLNEHSGRYVHFARQLTSCNFGVYAMDWIGHGGSDGLHGYVPSLDHVVADTGAFLAKIKSDNPGIPCFLFGHSTGGAVVLKAASYPHIKGMLEGIVLTSPALRVKPAHPIVGAVAPIFSLVAPRFQIKGANKRGIPVSRDPAALLAKYSDPLVYTGPIRVRTGHEILRISTYLMRNFKSITVPFFVLHGTADRVTDPLASQDLYNEAPSTFKEIKLYDGFLHDLLFEPEREEVAQDIINWMVKRLGGGYENSNNLW; this is encoded by the exons ATGTCGACGGTGGAGATGGAGCAACTGACCTCCGGCGCCAGCAACCGGATAATCCCAATCCTCAGGACCCTCAGGACCTTTCTCCTATTCATCCACACCTTCTTCCTATCCCTCCTCCTCTTCCTTATCCCTCGCCGCCACCGCCACTCTCCGCCGCTTTCTGAGGTACCACCGCCGTCTTCGCCGTCACCTTCGAAGAAGCGGAGATCGGTGTGGATGAGAGAGGAGGAGGATACCTTGAAAAGGAGAAGCTTGGCGGAGGGCTTGGAAATGTGCTTCGACGGTGACGACGGAGACAGCCGGTGCCGATGGAGCACCTCCTTGTTCTTCGGGGTTAGACGCAACGCGCTCTTCTGCCGCTCTTGGTTTCCGGTTTCCGGTGAATTGAA GGGTATTTTGATCATCATACACGGGCTTAATGAGCATAG TGGAAGATATGTTCATTTTGCAAGGCAACTAACCTCGTGCAACTTTGGGGTCTATGCAATGGACTGGATAG GTCACGGAGGGAGTGATGGATTGCATGGATATGTTCCTTCACTTGATCATGTTGTCGCTGATACT GGAGCTTTCTTGGCAAAGATTAAATCCGACAACCCTGGAATACCATGCTTCCTTTTCGGTCACTCTACTGGAGGGGCTGTAGTTTTGAAG GCAGCCTCATACCCACACATTAAAGGAATGCTGGAGGGTATTGTTCTGACCTCACCAGCTTTGCGTGTTAAGCCAGCACATCCAATTGTTGGG GCTGTGGCTCCGATTTTTTCTCTGGTTGCTCCCAGGTTCCAGATTAAAGGTGCGAACAAAAGGGGCATTCCAGTTTCTAGGGATCCTGCAGCATTGTTGGCGAAGTACTCCGATCCATTGGTCTATACAGGACCTATAAGGGTGCGAACTGGGCATGAAATATTGCGTATTTCCACATATTTGATGCGGAACTTCAAGTCCATAACTGTCCCTTTCTTCGTTCTTCATGGGACCGCAGATAGAGTGACTGATCCTCTTGCCTCTCAGGATCTTTACAATGAGGCTCCATCCACGTTCAAAGAAATAAAGCTGTACGATGGTTTCTTGCATGACCTTCTCTTTGAGCCAGAACGTGAAGAGGTTGCTCAGGATATAATTAACTGGATGGTGAAAAGATTGGGAGGTGGCTATGAAAATTCCAACAATCTTTGGTAA